The Henningerozyma blattae CBS 6284 chromosome 7, complete genome region ATATCTCAAGATAGTTAGTTTCAaatatacaatttttttcgttaaaatataattttccTTTACAGAGTGAAAGCACCAGGCAACCGGTGGGGTGGAAGCGTGACCATTAAAACTTAGAATATACGTTACATTTGGAATTTTCATAAGGGATATTTcttactattattttgtcACGAATATAAACAGCGAAAGTAGAACTGAATTTAGCGGAAGAGAGCCGATCGGGAACTCCGACAATCTTCCGCCTATTATACACCATttcaattgtaaataaaaaaagaatttacaATTGATAGGAATATCAAACATCAAGATGCTTTGcttaattatttcaatcTAAGATCCAACagtcatttttttaaccaCAAATAAGGAGGCCATTTGCTGTATATCATAATTGCTTctaacattattatttgccTTCGGTTAACTGAATTACTGGTTTATAAAGGGAAAAAAGTGAATGGCCAAATAGCTCTAACATAGAATTTTTCCAACCTTTATATAACCGTTCTTCAAGATTTgaatcttttattaatatttttgttatgTATTTTGCTATACAGTAATTATTCTCGagtaattgaataaaaatataaaacttTAGTTTACATTCActacaacaacaacaacaacaacaaaaaagaataaaatattaatattatcatataATGAATACCCCTCTTACATGCACATTAAGACGgcttataaataaaaataagttATACCAAGGATTTCTTTTTGCGCGGTCTTTAAATACAATAACAAACAAACCAATCCGATCTCCTCTGGATGAATACCAGAGGTTAGTAAAAATTAACCAACTAAAAGATGATCCTTTTCAAAGGTCTATTCtaaaagatttagaatCGTTACATACTGATTTACTCAATTATATGTCCCCAACTCTACCAAATCATAAACCTATTAATCATAAATATGGttccatttttaataaGTTTGCATCTATTTTaaagaacaaaaataatCCTAAAAATGGACAAATTAAACTAAATATACCAAAGGGTATCTACCTATACGGTGATGTAGGCTGTGGTAAAACAATGCTAATggatttattttataatacaaTACCAAGCCATTTAtcaaaaagaagaattcaTTTCCATCAATTTATGCAAACAATTCATAAAAGATCTCATGATCTTAAAACTGAATTAGAACAGGAGGCAAAGAAGTCAAAGAATGTTGATACAGATCCAATCCCTACTTTAGCTTGGGAAATTGCaagaaattcaagaatATTATGTTTTGATGAATTCCAAGTTACTGATGTTGCTGATGCAATGCTATTAAGAAGATTGTTAATGATGctaatttcaaatgatcATGGTGTGATCTTGTTTGCCACCTCAAATAGAAAACCTGATGATCTTTATATAAATGGTGTTCAAAGAGATAGCTTTATTCCTTGCATTGAGTTAATTAAGAATCAAACAAATGTGATATGCTTGGATTCGAAGACTGACTATAGGAAGATTCCTAAACCTATATCCTcagtttattatttcccTAACCCTGATGAGCTATATGATTCAAAATTAGTTCAAACAAAGAGAATTAATCATGTCAATGAATggtatcattattttggtCAAATTGATAGCGATGCTTCTCAAAGTACAACCTCCAACGATGTTCATACCActcattataattttaaattaaccACATGGGGTAGAGAGTTAAATGTACCAAAATGTGTTCCTCAAAGAGTGGCCCAATTTACTTTCAAAGAACTATGTGGAAGTCCTCTTGCAGCCGGTGATTATTTAACTTTAGCATCTAACTTCAAATCATTTGTTGTTACAGATATTCCATACTTATCTATCTATGTTCGTGACGAAATCCGTAGATTTATTACATTTTTAGATGCAGTATATGATAACGGTGGTAAACTAGCAGTCACATCCGCTTCTGATTTCTCACATTTATTCGTGGAGGCTGAGGACATTTTGAAcgattttcaattgaaaccAAAAGATcagattgaaaaaaacattgcaaaattaaatactCTAAAAAAAGAGGagattaaaaaagataaagtTTCAGAAgttgatttaattgaagaaCACGGGTTTTCAAAAGATGTAGCCCATACTGCGGCTAGATTTTTTGTAGATGAGGAACGATTTGCATTTGCTAGAGCTTTGAGTAGATTATCTCAAATGAGTTCTACTGAATGGGTCGAAAAATAGATacataattatttgatattaaaCCACAGTCTTATTTCTtcctctttttttttttgcttcaGAATTCGCCGATTTCTTGACAATTTATTGTACTGACTCCTTATCTCAACGCATTTACCGCATAATCCTAGAACTGGATCTAATCATGTATATAGATAGCTTTATGTACTATATTATCAGCcttttatttcttaaataaagCAATTTCGTTATCTTTCTTACCCGGGTTGTAAGCggatttcaatttttaaggTTGTTTATTATGATTGCTGGAACTTACGAAATGATTAATCGCTAGACAATGGAATTTTCAAACTCTGGAAATGTCAATATGTAAAATATACAAGGAAAAATtcgaataataaaaagtaataaaaaCGATAGAAAACATATcacattaaataatattacttATACAATTCCGGCCAATAGGACATTCTTTTTAAAGCAATACAATAGACTCATTGGACTACTATAACGCCTTAATACTTACAACATGTCGGGGAATAGAGAACAAGTTTTTCCAACAAGAATGACACTTGGGGTCATGAAGACTAAATTAAAAGGTGCCAATCAAGGGTATTCTCTTTTGAAACGCAAATCCGAAGCTTTAACCAAAAGATTTCGTGACATTACTAAAAGAATCGATGATGCTA contains the following coding sequences:
- the AFG1 gene encoding Afg1p (similar to Saccharomyces cerevisiae AFG1 (YEL052W); ancestral locus Anc_5.520), giving the protein MNTPLTCTLRRLINKNKLYQGFLFARSLNTITNKPIRSPLDEYQRLVKINQLKDDPFQRSILKDLESLHTDLLNYMSPTLPNHKPINHKYGSIFNKFASILKNKNNPKNGQIKLNIPKGIYLYGDVGCGKTMLMDLFYNTIPSHLSKRRIHFHQFMQTIHKRSHDLKTELEQEAKKSKNVDTDPIPTLAWEIARNSRILCFDEFQVTDVADAMLLRRLLMMLISNDHGVILFATSNRKPDDLYINGVQRDSFIPCIELIKNQTNVICLDSKTDYRKIPKPISSVYYFPNPDELYDSKLVQTKRINHVNEWYHYFGQIDSDASQSTTSNDVHTTHYNFKLTTWGRELNVPKCVPQRVAQFTFKELCGSPLAAGDYLTLASNFKSFVVTDIPYLSIYVRDEIRRFITFLDAVYDNGGKLAVTSASDFSHLFVEAEDILNDFQLKPKDQIEKNIAKLNTLKKEEIKKDKVSEVDLIEEHGFSKDVAHTAARFFVDEERFAFARALSRLSQMSSTEWVEK